A genomic window from Candidatus Auribacterota bacterium includes:
- a CDS encoding thioredoxin family protein has protein sequence MNTLTNPPSLKEHLSGDRKTAALFIMSTCPFCRRFRPIFESCAETRAGDFDSLTVILDDQDNPLWEEYGINVVPTIVVFQGGRVISRLDGKPGEGLNSKDLEPL, from the coding sequence ATGAACACGCTCACAAATCCGCCATCGCTGAAAGAGCACCTCTCCGGGGACAGGAAAACAGCAGCCCTCTTCATCATGAGCACGTGTCCGTTCTGCCGCAGGTTCAGGCCGATCTTTGAGTCGTGTGCAGAGACCCGCGCCGGTGATTTCGATTCCCTTACCGTCATCCTGGATGATCAGGACAATCCCCTCTGGGAGGAGTATGGCATCAATGTGGTGCCGACGATTGTAGTCTTTCAGGGAGGAAGAGTAATCTCGCGCCTTGACGGGAAGCCAGGGGAAGGGCTCAACTCAAAGGACCTTGAACCACTATAG
- a CDS encoding phosphohydrolase, whose amino-acid sequence MSTLKCPGAEKIRASFPDEVPCACGMKVEMWPDDAEVRCPGCGGSVGREAPPACIEWCTAARECVGESLYERYTKARKFNK is encoded by the coding sequence ATGAGCACATTGAAATGCCCGGGGGCGGAGAAGATTCGGGCATCCTTCCCCGATGAGGTCCCCTGCGCCTGCGGCATGAAGGTGGAGATGTGGCCGGATGACGCCGAGGTGCGCTGCCCGGGATGCGGCGGCAGCGTGGGGAGGGAAGCTCCGCCAGCGTGCATCGAGTGGTGCACTGCGGCGAGGGAGTGCGTGGGGGAGTCTCTCTACGAGCGCTACACAAAGGCGAGGAAGTTCAACAAGTAG
- the nth gene encoding endonuclease III, with amino-acid sequence MKAMKPPAERVIQVIRLLRKTYPESCTALWHSTPFQILIATILSAQCTDERVNKITPSLFRKYKGPADFAKATQAVIEGEIRSTGFFRNKARNIIAASRKIVEEFGGHVPDTMEELVTFPGVARKTANIVLSSGYGKSEGIAVDTHVKRLSGRIGLSGETDPDKIERELMAIVPRKDWLDFNYILVNHGRAVCQARKPLCPECVIRHLCPSARKYYPFLKKRGAL; translated from the coding sequence ATGAAGGCCATGAAGCCACCCGCTGAGCGAGTGATCCAGGTCATACGGTTGCTCCGCAAAACCTACCCCGAGAGCTGCACCGCGCTGTGGCATTCCACTCCCTTCCAGATATTGATCGCGACAATCCTCTCCGCGCAGTGCACCGACGAGCGGGTGAATAAGATAACCCCTTCTCTTTTCAGGAAGTACAAAGGCCCCGCTGACTTTGCGAAGGCGACGCAGGCGGTGATCGAGGGGGAGATCCGCTCCACTGGTTTCTTCAGGAACAAGGCGCGGAACATAATCGCCGCGTCCCGAAAGATTGTCGAGGAATTTGGAGGGCATGTGCCCGATACCATGGAGGAGCTTGTCACTTTCCCCGGCGTGGCGCGCAAGACGGCGAACATCGTGCTCTCCAGCGGCTATGGAAAATCGGAAGGCATCGCCGTGGACACCCATGTGAAGAGGCTCTCCGGGAGGATCGGCCTGAGCGGAGAGACCGATCCCGATAAAATAGAGCGGGAACTCATGGCGATTGTGCCGAGGAAGGACTGGCTTGACTTCAACTATATTCTGGTCAACCACGGGAGAGCGGTCTGCCAGGCGAGAAAGCCGCTATGCCCCGAGTGTGTGATACGCCACCTCTGCCCCTCGGCCAGAAAGTATTATCCGTTCCTGAAGAAAAGGGGCGCGCTATAG
- a CDS encoding ZIP family metal transporter: protein MEKLHPVIQALLATSFMWGMTTLGASMVFIARNLSRKMLDGMLGAAGGVMIAASFWSLLAPAVQLSAGKSIPVWFPPLTGFLAGGVFLRIIDRILPHLPAGFPIEEVEGIKTSWRRATLLVLAITLHNIPEGLAVGVAFGAVAAGLSSASLPGAIALTVGIGIQDFLEGLAVSMPLKREGVSHIRSFWYGLLSGAVEPIAGVVGAVLVVTALFLLPYALAFAAGAMIFVVVEEVVPESQLSGNRDIATMGAMLGFAAMMVLEIAVG from the coding sequence ATGGAAAAGCTGCACCCTGTTATCCAAGCGCTGCTCGCTACGTCATTTATGTGGGGAATGACCACCCTGGGCGCGAGCATGGTGTTCATCGCCCGCAACCTGAGCCGGAAGATGCTCGATGGCATGCTCGGGGCCGCTGGCGGCGTCATGATTGCCGCCAGTTTCTGGTCGCTGCTCGCTCCCGCAGTGCAACTTTCAGCAGGAAAGAGCATTCCTGTCTGGTTTCCCCCGCTGACCGGGTTTCTGGCCGGCGGTGTTTTTCTGAGGATCATTGACAGGATACTCCCTCACCTCCCAGCAGGCTTCCCCATTGAAGAGGTTGAGGGGATAAAAACCTCATGGAGGAGGGCGACCCTGCTTGTCCTGGCTATCACGCTGCATAATATCCCCGAGGGGCTTGCGGTGGGGGTCGCCTTCGGTGCGGTGGCAGCAGGGCTATCCTCCGCGTCTCTTCCGGGCGCGATTGCCCTCACCGTAGGCATCGGCATCCAGGATTTTCTCGAGGGGCTCGCGGTGTCGATGCCCCTCAAGCGCGAGGGTGTATCTCACATCAGGAGCTTTTGGTACGGGCTGCTTTCGGGTGCGGTAGAACCGATTGCCGGTGTTGTAGGAGCGGTGCTTGTGGTCACGGCTCTGTTTTTGTTACCCTATGCGCTGGCGTTTGCCGCCGGAGCGATGATCTTTGTCGTGGTGGAAGAGGTGGTGCCGGAATCGCAACTGAGCGGCAACAGAGACATTGCCACGATGGGTGCGATGCTTGGTTTTGCGGCCATGATGGTGCTTGAAATCGCGGTAGGCTGA
- a CDS encoding rubredoxin, with protein sequence MNKYTCDVCGYVYDPAAGDPDNGVSPGTAFEKLPDSWVCPVCGAGKDQFSPAS encoded by the coding sequence GTGAATAAATATACCTGCGACGTGTGCGGCTATGTGTACGATCCGGCGGCGGGGGACCCCGATAATGGTGTGTCCCCGGGGACGGCGTTCGAAAAGCTGCCCGACAGCTGGGTCTGCCCCGTCTGCGGTGCGGGGAAGGATCAATTCTCTCCAGCGAGCTGA
- a CDS encoding GNAT family N-acetyltransferase — MGKISVKIVRRVNSRELVHLYREAGWWKPGYPERASYINSLVRNSFCFAGAFHKKRLVGMGRSLSDGTGDAYIQDVTVLDEFRGKGVGRKIVITIVNYLRRRGIDWIGLIAGPGLQRFYRELGFRRMKDHIPMIWRGDE; from the coding sequence ATGGGCAAAATCTCAGTGAAAATTGTCAGGAGGGTGAACAGCAGGGAGCTGGTGCACCTCTACAGGGAGGCGGGGTGGTGGAAGCCCGGGTATCCGGAGCGCGCGTCGTACATAAACTCACTGGTGCGCAATTCATTTTGCTTTGCGGGGGCGTTCCACAAGAAGCGACTGGTGGGGATGGGGAGGAGTCTTTCCGACGGCACAGGCGACGCGTACATACAGGATGTCACGGTCCTGGATGAGTTCAGGGGAAAGGGCGTGGGCAGGAAGATCGTCATCACAATCGTCAACTATTTGAGAAGGCGCGGGATCGACTGGATCGGGCTCATCGCCGGGCCCGGCCTCCAGCGGTTCTACCGTGAGCTCGGTTTCAGGCGAATGAAGGATCATATCCCGATGATATGGAGAGGCGATGAGTGA
- a CDS encoding NAD(P)/FAD-dependent oxidoreductase has product MSDRVDILIIGGGPAGIFAAITAARSAKKPPRIIILEHNFMLGRKLLKTGNGRCNLTNRDISPEHYHGQNRHFLHGLFARFTNRDLLGYFENLGVEFKEEENGCLFPVTDQASTILDVLKEEIETHGIGAALNTRVAKITRGGRGEFIAQCAGGSTFTGRRLIIATGGLTYPQLGALGDGYAFAKSFGHELVPPLPALVALEIEKKALCDLQGVKATVGAAAFQGGKRVASVRDEILFTHYGVSGPAVLYLSSFLVRDLPGTQTILAVNFFPALTPAQAEEKVVTLWRKNPKRSLGNSLIGILPKKLAQVLIRNVAGLDADAATNSITRQQRTRLVKALTGLEISVKAPRSFTDAQVTSGGVRTDGIDGRTMESRLVKGLYFAGEVLDVNGDCGGYNLQFAFSSGHLAGLSAVRHT; this is encoded by the coding sequence ATGAGCGACAGAGTGGATATCCTCATCATCGGCGGCGGGCCTGCGGGCATCTTCGCGGCGATCACGGCCGCCCGGAGCGCAAAGAAGCCGCCCCGCATCATCATCCTCGAGCACAACTTCATGCTCGGGCGGAAGCTGCTCAAGACCGGCAACGGGCGCTGCAACCTCACGAATCGTGATATCTCACCCGAGCACTACCACGGGCAGAACCGTCATTTCCTCCACGGCCTCTTCGCCCGCTTCACGAACCGCGACCTCCTCGGCTATTTCGAGAATCTCGGGGTGGAGTTCAAGGAGGAGGAAAATGGATGCCTGTTTCCCGTGACCGACCAGGCCTCCACGATTCTCGACGTCCTCAAGGAGGAGATTGAAACGCACGGGATCGGCGCGGCGCTGAACACGAGGGTGGCAAAGATCACTCGGGGCGGGCGCGGCGAGTTCATCGCGCAGTGCGCGGGCGGCAGCACCTTCACCGGCCGGAGGCTCATCATTGCCACGGGTGGTCTGACCTATCCGCAGCTCGGGGCGCTCGGCGATGGCTACGCCTTCGCGAAAAGTTTCGGCCACGAGCTCGTCCCGCCCCTCCCTGCGCTCGTGGCGCTCGAGATCGAAAAGAAGGCGCTCTGCGATCTCCAGGGGGTGAAGGCGACCGTTGGCGCGGCGGCGTTCCAGGGCGGGAAACGGGTCGCCTCCGTGCGGGACGAGATTCTCTTCACCCACTACGGCGTCTCCGGCCCCGCGGTGCTCTACCTGAGCAGCTTCCTTGTGAGAGACCTCCCCGGCACGCAGACCATTCTCGCCGTTAACTTTTTTCCCGCCCTCACACCGGCGCAGGCTGAGGAGAAAGTCGTGACGCTGTGGCGAAAGAACCCGAAGCGCTCACTGGGTAACAGCCTGATCGGCATACTACCGAAGAAGCTCGCCCAAGTGCTCATCCGGAATGTCGCGGGCCTGGATGCCGACGCCGCCACGAATTCGATCACCAGACAGCAGAGGACGCGCCTCGTGAAGGCGCTGACCGGCCTGGAGATATCGGTCAAGGCGCCGCGCAGCTTCACGGACGCACAGGTGACCTCCGGGGGAGTGAGAACTGACGGAATCGATGGCAGGACGATGGAGTCAAGGCTCGTGAAGGGCCTCTACTTCGCGGGCGAGGTGCTGGATGTGAACGGCGACTGCGGAGGCTACAACCTCCAGTTCGCCTTCTCCTCGGGCCATCTGGCCGGCCTGTCGGCAGTCCGTCATACGTGA
- a CDS encoding Rrf2 family transcriptional regulator: MAKLIKVSEAAALALHAMVLMAADRRKPLSTHDAAARLKVSEAHLSKVFQRLTKDGLVRSFRGPQGGFVLGRSPDDLSLLDVYESIEGKCEESNCLFDVPACDGKKCILGGIMKKVDGQLRRYLARAKLAALAGKYKGRSGI, translated from the coding sequence ATGGCGAAATTAATAAAGGTATCCGAGGCGGCGGCGCTGGCCTTGCACGCGATGGTGCTCATGGCGGCGGATCGGCGGAAGCCGCTCTCCACGCACGATGCAGCCGCACGGCTCAAGGTCTCAGAGGCGCACCTCTCGAAGGTCTTCCAGCGCCTCACCAAGGACGGCCTTGTCCGATCGTTCCGTGGTCCCCAGGGAGGTTTTGTTCTGGGGAGGAGCCCCGACGATCTTTCCCTCCTCGATGTGTATGAGTCTATCGAAGGGAAGTGCGAGGAGAGCAATTGTCTTTTCGATGTTCCCGCCTGCGACGGGAAAAAATGCATCCTCGGCGGGATCATGAAAAAGGTGGACGGGCAATTGAGGAGATACCTCGCCCGGGCAAAGCTCGCTGCCCTGGCGGGGAAATACAAGGGGCGGTCCGGAATATAG
- a CDS encoding pyridoxamine 5'-phosphate oxidase family protein, producing the protein MRGYVLFTKKVSLGEKEGDPMKRLSDEIVRFFNKQHYVIVTTVGSDGKPHSACKGVVKISRAGEIYLLDLYRGITSRNLEKNPRLSVTVVDEHRFKGYCLKGTGRIVKLEEVRPSLLRAWERRLSSRITHRIIKNIRGEKGHPRHPEALLPGPKYLIAVEVSEVIDLTPAHIG; encoded by the coding sequence GTGCGTGGCTACGTCCTTTTCACGAAGAAGGTGTCGCTCGGGGAAAAGGAGGGAGACCCCATGAAAAGGCTGTCCGACGAGATAGTCCGCTTTTTCAATAAGCAGCACTACGTGATTGTAACGACCGTCGGCAGTGACGGAAAACCGCACAGTGCATGCAAGGGGGTAGTAAAGATAAGCAGAGCTGGTGAGATTTACCTGCTCGATCTCTACCGGGGGATAACGTCTCGTAATCTCGAAAAAAATCCACGGTTGAGCGTCACGGTGGTGGACGAGCACCGCTTCAAGGGGTATTGCCTGAAGGGGACGGGCCGGATAGTGAAGCTGGAGGAGGTCAGACCGAGTTTATTGAGGGCGTGGGAACGGCGGCTCAGCAGTCGCATCACTCACCGGATTATAAAGAACATACGTGGAGAGAAGGGTCATCCCCGGCATCCCGAAGCGCTCCTCCCCGGGCCCAAGTACCTGATCGCAGTGGAGGTGAGTGAAGTCATCGATCTTACCCCGGCGCACATCGGATGA
- a CDS encoding phosphatidylglycerol lysyltransferase domain-containing protein, whose amino-acid sequence MSELDLKLFKAVEIADGARVKPLLAAAQKMSCDYSFANLYSWGEIYDLRWNLHRERLMVYSGKDDFLLMPVGPAFSVGEMVEISDRLIRQGRSGNFVLVDAEYVERNESLHNYFTAEVDRDNADYVYATQALVELKGRKLHKKKNLLSQFLRNNPDYVCERMSARHARECFVLAEKWCEVKNCEKLGFTHESSALKRAMEKFNELELDGLIIRKSGAVIAFSIFDRQNGNTASVHFEKYDGEIKGSAQAINWETARYLSPTYEYINREQDLGIEGLRRAKESYCPAFTVKTYILRRKA is encoded by the coding sequence ATGAGTGAACTGGATCTGAAGCTGTTCAAGGCGGTGGAGATCGCCGACGGGGCGCGCGTAAAGCCGCTCCTCGCCGCGGCCCAGAAGATGTCGTGCGATTATAGTTTCGCAAACCTCTATTCGTGGGGCGAGATATACGACCTCAGATGGAATCTCCACCGGGAGAGGCTCATGGTGTACAGCGGGAAAGATGATTTTCTATTGATGCCGGTCGGTCCGGCGTTCAGCGTGGGCGAAATGGTTGAGATCTCGGATCGGTTGATCCGGCAGGGCAGGAGCGGGAACTTTGTGCTCGTGGACGCGGAGTATGTGGAGCGAAATGAGTCTCTGCATAATTATTTCACGGCGGAGGTTGACAGGGATAATGCCGATTACGTCTACGCCACTCAGGCGCTCGTCGAGTTGAAGGGGCGGAAGCTGCACAAGAAGAAGAACCTGCTCTCCCAGTTTTTGCGCAATAACCCGGACTATGTGTGCGAGAGAATGAGCGCGCGCCATGCCCGGGAGTGCTTCGTCCTCGCCGAGAAGTGGTGCGAGGTCAAGAACTGCGAGAAGCTCGGCTTCACGCACGAGAGCTCGGCGTTGAAACGCGCCATGGAAAAGTTCAACGAGCTGGAACTCGATGGGCTCATCATCAGAAAGAGCGGGGCCGTGATCGCGTTTTCGATATTCGACAGGCAGAACGGGAATACCGCATCCGTGCACTTTGAGAAATACGACGGTGAGATCAAGGGATCGGCCCAGGCGATAAACTGGGAGACGGCCCGGTATCTCTCGCCAACGTATGAGTATATCAATCGGGAACAGGACCTCGGCATCGAGGGGCTGAGACGCGCCAAGGAATCGTACTGTCCTGCATTCACCGTAAAGACGTACATATTGCGCCGGAAGGCCTGA
- a CDS encoding glutathione S-transferase N-terminal domain-containing protein, with amino-acid sequence MAKRVIVYSTPTCPYCIRVKQFLKEHNVVFEDNDVSADRAKAQEMMRTSGQMGVPVLDIEGEIIVGFEKEKIKSALGI; translated from the coding sequence ATGGCAAAGAGAGTGATAGTCTACAGTACCCCCACCTGTCCCTACTGCATAAGGGTGAAGCAGTTTTTGAAGGAGCACAATGTCGTGTTCGAGGACAACGATGTCTCCGCCGATCGCGCAAAGGCGCAGGAGATGATGCGCACATCGGGCCAGATGGGCGTTCCGGTCCTGGACATCGAGGGTGAGATCATCGTGGGATTCGAAAAGGAAAAAATCAAGAGCGCTCTGGGAATCTGA
- a CDS encoding ferritin family protein yields MGNIFGASEVVELAVQIERNGKDFYTALADRLPNPKARDVFTYLAAQEERHMAVFQEMRGHLHRYEPPESYPGEYISYMRALAAEHIFTQGGKGKEVAGRVASESEAMDLAIGFENDSIVFYTGMTKVVPDHDHPVIEAIIAEERKHLAQLMEMKEKI; encoded by the coding sequence ATGGGCAATATATTCGGTGCGAGTGAAGTAGTGGAGTTGGCGGTCCAGATAGAGAGGAACGGGAAGGATTTCTACACTGCGCTCGCGGACCGGCTGCCCAATCCGAAAGCCCGGGATGTCTTCACATATCTTGCGGCGCAGGAAGAGAGACACATGGCCGTGTTCCAGGAGATGCGGGGCCACCTCCATAGATACGAGCCCCCTGAATCGTATCCCGGAGAGTACATTTCGTACATGAGAGCGCTCGCCGCCGAACACATATTCACCCAGGGGGGCAAAGGAAAGGAAGTGGCGGGGCGGGTTGCGAGCGAGAGCGAGGCAATGGACCTCGCGATAGGTTTTGAGAATGATTCGATTGTCTTCTATACAGGGATGACAAAGGTCGTCCCTGACCATGACCACCCGGTGATCGAAGCGATCATTGCGGAGGAGCGGAAACACCTGGCGCAGCTGATGGAGATGAAGGAGAAGATCTGA
- a CDS encoding flavodoxin family protein: MYTLGINGSPRAGGNTDILLDEALRGAASCGARTGKIVLNALRYAPCQECERISDDGSCVIQDDMEVVYAGIREADALILASPIFFGSLSAQTKMMIDRFQCAWIARDRLKREIFSRRKTCAFISVGASSRRDFFDNAKSIVKNLCATINARYSDELFCPGSDDKGSVRAHPDCMREAYEVGRRLASVKV, translated from the coding sequence ATGTACACCCTCGGCATCAATGGAAGTCCACGGGCAGGCGGGAACACCGATATCCTGCTCGATGAGGCACTCAGGGGAGCGGCGAGTTGTGGCGCCAGGACGGGAAAGATTGTCCTGAATGCGCTCAGATATGCCCCCTGCCAGGAGTGTGAGAGAATCAGCGACGATGGCAGCTGCGTCATACAGGACGACATGGAGGTCGTCTATGCCGGAATCAGGGAGGCGGACGCGCTCATTCTTGCCTCGCCGATCTTTTTTGGCAGCCTGAGCGCGCAGACCAAGATGATGATAGACCGCTTTCAGTGCGCATGGATCGCACGGGACAGGCTGAAGAGGGAGATATTCAGCAGGCGGAAGACGTGCGCCTTCATCTCGGTGGGCGCGTCGAGCAGGCGTGATTTTTTTGACAACGCAAAGTCGATTGTGAAAAACCTGTGTGCGACCATTAACGCGCGCTACAGTGATGAGCTCTTCTGCCCCGGCAGCGACGATAAAGGGAGTGTGCGCGCTCACCCCGATTGTATGAGGGAGGCGTATGAGGTGGGGCGGCGGCTCGCTTCCGTAAAGGTATAA
- a CDS encoding DUF6132 family protein, producing MRILLGVIIGGGLGFLVGYFGRCASGACPLTSNPYVSTVVGAILGALIAGRF from the coding sequence ATGAGAATTCTATTGGGGGTCATTATCGGTGGCGGATTGGGCTTCCTCGTGGGCTATTTTGGGAGGTGCGCGTCCGGCGCGTGCCCGCTCACCAGCAATCCGTATGTGAGCACGGTGGTCGGTGCGATTCTGGGAGCCCTCATCGCCGGCAGGTTCTGA